In Leptospira barantonii, the DNA window CCAACTTGGAAATCAAAGTATTGTAAAAGTCATCCGTAGTTTTGGAGTAATCCACCATCACGGGACTGTTTCTCAAAGCGGAAGCGACCATCAAAGCGTTACGTCCGTCCTTATGACCGCCCGGCGAATTGTAATCTCCGGTTCCACCAACGTCTTTACCTCTTGCCGCCGCGATGTTTGCAACGTTATTCGCGATTGAATCTGCGACTCTAAAATGCGAAGAAGGATGAAAGTGCGGTGTAAGAGTGATATCCTCCGAACGCGCCTGAAGTTTGTTGATCTCGCCGAGACGTTTATAGTCGTAAGCTCCCGAAGGACCGGACGCCATCAGAATTCCAGTCATACCTACGAGAAGATCGCCTGAGTCTTCGATATGTCTGAGAATGAAATTCTTATTCGGATGATCGTCCGCAACGGTAGCCTTCAACGCGAGTTGATTATCGTGGTTCATATAAGCCACGACACCGGAACGAGACGCGTTGATTTTTTTGATGATTCCGTTCAAGGTATCATTGGTAGAGTAAGGAATCAAAACGGGAGCTTCTTTCGAATCGGATTGATTGAATGTAAGCGTTCCGTTGATTCCGATCGGACGATCCGGATCAATCGTGTTTTTGCCGGTAACCCTGAAGATTGCGGTTACGTCGTTTTGTCCGTCTCCGTTGGAATCATATTCGCCGAACGTGTTGATCGATAAGGAACGAATATTAAAGAAAGATTGATTGGTATTTCCGTTGATCCCGAATCCGTCTTTGTGAATTTCGTTGACCGCATCCATAACGTTGATAGATAAAGAATCCACTTGATCGATTTTTTCACGGATGATTTTATCACGAACTTCGATCAGACCTTGCAATCTTCCCTTTCTCAAAAGAACAGGATCACCGGTTGCGGACCAATAAAGATCCAGAAGTCCGTCCTTGGATGGATTCCCGAGAATGTCGATCTTGTTCGCTTTGTTTCCTTGAACGAGAATCTGCTGACCGATAAAAACCATCAGTTCGTCCTCGTCGGAACGACCGATCGTAACATCGACTAAGGAAGACAGTTCCTGTAAAAGTGCGTCTCTCTTATCGTAAAGATCGTTCGGTCTATCGCCAAGAGCTTCGGACTTACCGATTCTTTCGTTCAAAGTACGGATATTTTCCGC includes these proteins:
- the flgK gene encoding flagellar hook-associated protein FlgK, which codes for MGSTFSGLEIGKRGLTAHQQALQTTGHNISNADNKHYARQRVTMTAMDPLYDPSLNRANLPGQIGQGVEIASIERIRDNFIDDRIIETSGNKDYWAARNEYLYQLETVFNEPNGTTLRTLMDKFWSSWEDLANYPEDNAHRSVVLEKANGLGSRTEDVYRKLTQLRDQANREIETKAYHMNTIAENIRTLNERIGKSEALGDRPNDLYDKRDALLQELSSLVDVTIGRSDEDELMVFIGQQILVQGNKANKIDILGNPSKDGLLDLYWSATGDPVLLRKGRLQGLIEVRDKIIREKIDQVDSLSINVMDAVNEIHKDGFGINGNTNQSFFNIRSLSINTFGEYDSNGDGQNDVTAIFRVTGKNTIDPDRPIGINGTLTFNQSDSKEAPVLIPYSTNDTLNGIIKKINASRSGVVAYMNHDNQLALKATVADDHPNKNFILRHIEDSGDLLVGMTGILMASGPSGAYDYKRLGEINKLQARSEDITLTPHFHPSSHFRVADSIANNVANIAAARGKDVGGTGDYNSPGGHKDGRNALMVASALRNSPVMVDYSKTTDDFYNTLISKLGTEAREAKQEFGIQNDLMSELENMRQSVMGVNLDEEMANMVQFQHSYNASAKMINTMNEILDTIINRLGA